The Juglans regia cultivar Chandler chromosome 16, Walnut 2.0, whole genome shotgun sequence nucleotide sequence AAGGAACATCAAGATCAACAATACTCAGATCAGATGAGACCTGTACAATAACAAAAAGATACAACACCTTGTTACTTTCACAAATCTTAATCAATCTAAGAACACATTTTCTGCTTCAGATGTATACCCGACTAAGTATCCTTCCCAGAGGCGTGGAGTCATAAAAAGACATGGGTGCACGAAAAAGGGAGTTCAGAAGCTGTGAAAATAAAGATTTTGATGATTGAAGACCCAAAACAACAATGGAAATCGATCGGCATAGCAAAACTAGTGTTGCGGAAAATCCAATCAGCAAGTAAACCATGATCAACCGCAATGTGCTGACATTGGGATTTTCAACGTTAGCAGCCATCCAAGAGTTCTGTGATATCTGACTAATCACGAATAGAAGGTGACAGAGACTGGCCACAGAGAAGTACAAGAACCCCTTGTTCTGATTGAGATATTTTACATATGGTTTCAATCCTTCATCTcctatttctctttcttcttgctTAATCAATTGATCACCTTTAGATCCTTTAAATTCATTCTCTATGTGTGTCTTCCTAATATCTCTGGGAGATGTTCCTCTTTCCTGGGTAGCAGGAAGATCCGCAAGCCTATCAGAACCAGCAGTCTCCTTGTGTGCATTGACAAGCACCTGAAATTCTGGGCTTGAGGCCAATAAATCATGATAAGGAGCTGCTTGTAGGACTTCCCCATTTGACATCAGCTGTCAACAGTATCAACATACTTTGATGTATTGAcagattttgaaaagaaataatatgaataaacAACAAATTGCATAAATAGAAAAgtgaaattcaataaattatCCATGTTTAGTGACTAGATTTTCTAATTGGTGGAAACTTAATCTAGAAAAGTCGGGGATTCCATCCAATTGGAATGTATGAGCAGAGTGACCAGAAAGTTATAGTAACATATCTTGTTTTTTGGGCAATCAGAGTCATCAAGATGGTTTTATAGGGGTGATCCATTATATGTAGACCTCATGATAGTTGAATTCCAACTGCACTATGCATAACTATGGATCAATGAATCTCGCCCAGTTATAATGCATCATCGGTTTGGATGTGTTTACACagaaataaatttgaatattacaaatatcacaAAGAATTCAAAGGAAATAAATGACAAATGTTGACGATGGGAACTTAAGTTGAAAGTATACTCACCAAAACAGAATGAAAAGCAGTCAGGAAATCAACTTGATGGGTTACAAGTAAAACTGTCTTCCTTGAGAGTGctttcataacatattcctgCCAAGATGTAAGTTACTTTCCACTAAAGTTAGCTATTGACTTAAGAAGACATAGCATAGTGATAGAAAATGTGATTACATTGAATAAGCTTGAAGCAGTCTGGGCATCAACAGCACTGAATGGATCATCCAAAAGATATATATCACCATTCTGATAAAGGGCACGGGCAAGTTGAATTCGCTGCTTTTGTCCACCACTGAGATTAACTCCCCTCTCCCCTATCTCAGTGAGATCACCATATGGAAGCAACTCGAGGTCCTTTACAAGTGAACACATTTCAAGCGTTTCTTTGTACTTTTGGTTGTCCATGTCAGACCCAAACAAAATGTTCTCCTGTATCGTTCCTGTCTGGATCCATGATGTTTGGGAAACATAGGCAATCTTCCCATAAACTTGAATCTGTAAATTCAAGAAATATAACCATATTACTCGTGGATAGTACATGTTGACATTTTGCAAGTCATGATAGGACCGCATATGTATTTATGCTAAGTTGTTCATAGTGTTTAACTCTAATAGAAATTGATAATGCAGGGAAACATAAGATGAGAAAACTtggcaataaataaaaaatatattgtgacaGTAGAAAGAAAAGTAAAGGGCAGTAGGAATTTACGGTTCCCTGAATATTTGGAACCTCGCCAAGAATTGCTGCTAGAAGGGTTGATTTTCCGGAGCCAACTTCTCCACATATAGCCACCTTTTCTCCAGGTCCAATCTCTAGATTTATGTTTCTAAGTGTGGGCTTTGGTAAATTTTCTTCCCATGAGAAATTGGCCGAATTTATAAGGATGGTATGGTTTACTGTCTCTACATTGGTTTTCGTCCGAACACTTGCACTTTGCATCTCCGGCGCCTCAAGGAATTTTAAGATGCGTGAAAATGCAACCTTTGCTTGAATGACGACTCCAATAACATCAGGGATAGATCTAATGGGATCTTGAATAAGGAGTAAACTTGCTAcaaaagtgaaaatattatttgcatATAGAGGAACTTTGAGGAAATAACATGCGCCAAAGGTTGCAGCAGAGACCAAAATAGGGGATATCGAAAAAAGAAAGCCATTATATGATTTTAGCATTTGCACCGCTGATAACCAATTGTACTCTTCCTTCCTCAAATTTTCAATTACTCTCTTGAAATGGGTTTCCCATGCATATAATTTCAACACATTCATGTTGACAAGAGCCTCAGTACTAGCCTTTAGTCTCTCATCTTGTGCAACCATAAGCTTTCTTTGAAACTGATGCTGCAACTTCGCAAGTGGAGAATTGCAAAGCACAGTGAGGATTATCACCACCAAAGCTGCAATTGTGGCTAGCCCCACTGCACGAAATAGAATTACTAAAGCAATACAGAGTTGGAGGCTTGTTGTCCAAGTCTGATGGAACCAAAATGGGAACTCGCCAATCCTATAAACATCCACAGTAACATAGTTCATTATCTCCCCTCCTGAATGCACTAGCCTTGCAGCATTTGATAACCTCAGCTGTTTCTTGTAAATAGAAGCTGTGAGCAAAGACCTCACTTTTAGACCAATAAGTCTGCTTCGGAAGTACCACTGCCTTTGTGATATGGATTCTATGCTCTTGGAAAAGAAAAGCATTATGGCCAATACATAACcttcatatttaaaactttctTTCCCCTCAGCAACCAAAATGAATGCATTCAAAAGTAGAGGACCCATGGACAGAGTGATAATCTTTAGCAAAGCAAAGAATCCAGACATTAGTATCTCTTTCCAATGGCAAACAATAATTGTCCTCAGGACTGATGGTTGAGAAGATGGCTCTTTTTGCTTCAGTTTGTTCAGTTGCTCCAAGAACACCAAATAGCAACTTTCTGCTCGATCTGCCTCGCACAAGTTGGGAATATCTTCATCCTCAAGTGTTTTCTCCCTGCCCCTTTTCATTAATGGATTCAACCACCAGAATGAAATTCTACTGAATAATCCGGCTTTGGCAAACAGAGTAACAGAGCCAACAACGTCGCTTTTACTAATACCAATGGCTTCACCATTTAAAGGCATATACAGAGGACTTTCATTGATGCTTTCATCACTTGTTTCATATTTATACCCCTTAAAAGTACAGAACAACAACAATATGGCTCCTGGAAAAGACAGGATATCTAATGCTACCTTAATGGATACTTCTTTGTTTAAAATGGCACCAGATAGAGAAAAAGAGCAAACAATTCCAACAAACAAAAAGGCAAGAATGGACAGTAGCCGCAATGGTCCTCTTGGAAACTTATATCTCCAAAGGCTCACGGTTAAACTCACCAACAACCATGTGATCCCCTGTACCATTATTAGTAACCACCAATTAAGAGGCAAAGCAGTCTTGGTTTTCCTCAACTTCTCCTCTAAAATCCAAATTCCCAAGCACGAGTACCCAAATCCAAGACAACCATTGACAATTGAAGAAACTATCTGCAAATTTGAGAAGCCTTCAAATCGAGCTCGAATGTGAACTGTTTTCAATGGCGACTTATGAAGCATATTCAATAAAAGCATGACCAATAGCAAGACATCTAAACAAATTATGAATATGTGATTAATGCACGACGAGGAATGACTCAATAACTGAAAATTAAAACTGCAGGGCCTTCCAACACTGTCTGAACAACCAGACTCCCCACAGAATATATCCCATGAATACTCCATAAGCCTTTTCTCTTTGCTCTTAAGTTCAGCTCCTGTATGTGGAAAATAAGAACATGTTATCCACACGATCGATTCATCAAAGCAATCAACCAACCATACACAAGAAGCACACTACACaagattttttagaaaaagggaaatcaaagaaacaaattaaaagaaacaacaatatgTACTATTTGAAACACAATTTAAGACTCTCAAATGACATCACATACGACTACTTGTGAAAGGCAATAGCACAGAATGGCGTAGTGAAAcacccgaaaaaaaaaaaaaaaaaaaacagtgatcGTGGAAAACAAATACCTTGATTGGTCTAAGAACAacagctttctctctctcttggcaAGTTAATCATACATAGCTTTGGTGCAAACTGTCCTGCAAAAGAACCCAATTCAACCTGACAACAGCAAATTCTAATGATCGCAAATTTAACCAAAGGAGGCCAAACGTGgacatttaaaaaacttaaaccaTCCATCAATGAATGAGTTTAAAATGTCACAGATAAAGAGGAGGCATTCAAAATGACATAAACAACTGAACCAACCGACAATACGAGTAAAACGCCAATTAAAATAATCCatcttatgttttttaaataagaaaatcaaactAACCAAGATCTCAGGCAACCCAAAGTCACCGGCCCAAAAATGAACCGAATACGGAtgggatttttttgttttctggcATATATGGACGCAAGACGTTGCAGTCATGTAGTTATGGAAATCCGGGTTCGTCAGGATAAGATCATGAGGTATGGCTCTTCCTGTATGGAAGAAGTTAGAACGTCCAGGATAAGAGCAGCTGGATAAGATCAGATGATCagaatttcttataaatacataCTATCATTACCATATTCTTACGTTAGTACGCATTAAATCTTTGtactgtattttttattaataatattatatatgatcgtagattttaaattatgtaaatatcgtataattattttttaaaaaataaataaatataaaaactacatgaaaaaaaaatattttttttatataattacgtaatacttatttttaagattataattataattattattttttattatgaagtgaaataaagtaattatcTACCGTTCAGTGGATATAGACACGTTATCTTGTGTAATTGATTGCagatttcttttacttttcttcCTCTACATCACGTGTCATCGATGTCTCATTACTCATCTAACAGTACATCCGTGCTCTAGTCCCGTTTTCCTTTCCCACTCCTTCGAAAAAAAGGGTTGATTTGAGAAGATTCCTTAATTGATGATGAAGGGTTGAAAACTTTATCAGAAGTAATTAATTGATTGACATGCTACAAACCGAACCCACCATATTGTCGTTTTCTAGAGTACTTTGGTAgtttaattaatgaattataGTACTATGGTCAATATTACGCCACGCATGCATGTGAATATAATACAGATACTATTCTTTTTTACATGACTCGTATGCTTTCACAAaccatttaaattattttattctaccttattttagtatttaaatacctcaaatacaaataatttttaattttaaatatttaattttttcatttattcattatttaatcattataattttctaaaacttttaaataaaatataaaaataattcaattttttcaaattttaaaaacaaaaattatattataactctctatttaattttataatttttttattcaattttttctctttcgttttctaaaatttcataaaacatcttaactcaaatcattttattactattcacaaattatctcactactatttataaatttctcatctcatatcatctcatctatatataaactaaacgaggcctaagagtaatgttacatataattttaagatatgAAAGTTCCACGtacttccttttaaaaaaatgagatttattattaaaaaaataatttttttatgtaaattttaaatttatctattttaatatctatatatatatatacacacacacgagACTTACGATAATTATTAGTGTATATGTTATATAGTGTTAGTGTATGTGTTATGTGAGTCGCACACTGATTGAGTATGGCTTTTGTATAGCATTTGGCCTCTTATACATAGATCACCTTATATAGCACaatatagaattaattaataaaattctaacataCCTATAAAACGATATctaataacattaataatagtcatttttttaattattaaataaaataaaaagattaaataaataaatataataaataaataatagaaagatAATAATCCTATCCTTTCCCAATTCAATTTACCTTGCTGCGCAATGCGCATCTCCTGTGAGAAACAGCCAAAACTTTCATCTAGGTGCACTTAATTTGATGGGTTGCTGTCTAGGCAGCGAATTTTAACTTTGATTCCTTTAACTTTCCACGTGGCTGGCATGCCTGGcgccaatttttcttttaagtttccACCTAAATCATTGAAGTTATTTCCTTTTCACGACTATAATGTCATTTCATCGATCCCAAGCTGTCAATAAGATACCGAAATTAAGGAACAGCCACCATtactagggctgagcaaaaatccgacaatttgactccgaatccgactccgctccggctccgctccggctccgctccgactccgctccggctccgacttgtcggagtcggagtcggaggttttttcttcatgacagtcggagtcggagtcggagtcggatccattgatgatccgactccgactccgctccgatccgactccgatcctccgcctccgcctccgacgtctccctccgactccgcctccgattttatacatattttataaaatatgtgtctttctatatattaattatttaaattttatacaactatatcttatatagttagttaaactcaataatatactagttaaataatatatttatactataatatatagactaaattgactaataatagtttagtatatgactatatgtaaatatcatactattacaaatttacaatattactaccatgtaacactaaattactaatgtataaatataatagcatataatactaataactaatgtatatataatatactataaacactaagatgaataataacatcgacatgtaatattgtaatactaatgtataaacactaatctataaatttataataacatataatactaatgtataataactaaagtattattcatataaattactaatagtctaatagtattaattactatatataaattagtaaaccactttaagcctatatataaatgactatataaattactgtagtaatagtatcaattactaatactatattactatatgatactattaagttattaactatagtgatatactagtattagaaattaagtatactaatacaatcagtaatatagtcagtataatactaatatactaatactattatatagttatactaaattaaaatcattatagcaaatactaatatatagttattctaatcattacaactaattctaatactaatatagactatagttataacttgtagtatcataactatactaaatcactataacttatactaatatagttatactaaatgactatctataatactaatatagttatattactatagtattattaactatatatactagtataatactaatactattactaatactaatatactaatactattatatagttatactaaattaaaatcattatagcaaatactaatatatagttattctaatcactacaactaattctaatactaatatagactatagttataacttgtagtatcataattatactaaatcactataacttatactaatatagttatactaaatgactttaactataactatatatattatatagtattaatatcactattagtataatatatagtattaataataactaatagtctaatactaatataactattagtataactaatatcactactagtataactaatattaatactaatactaatatactaatactattagtgtattacatatatttatatatattaatatatatataaagtatattagtgtattaataatatttcgtatacagtgtcggtgtcttttttttaatattcatatataataatatatatcatatatttttttatgaatcttcatatatatatatatatataaattataatgataacattagattgatattgcatggtcttctatttagtttagattgtaatattgataaagttgaaatttgaaagctcacaaattttttttttttttaaaaaatgggtcaaatatgaaattaaaaaagacaaaaaaataaaataaaaaaatctgactccgctccgactccgctccgacaagtcggagtcggagtcggatcggataatatacatcgcggagtcggagtcggaggtcggattcgacctccgacaaagtcggagtcggagtcggagtctgggccctccgactccgaataggtcggtgctcagccctaaccATTACTACTCTCATCATGTTAGACCCATGTAGAGTTACTTCTAGAGATATCGTATATGTCCTAATTATGATAGGGATAATTATCTTGGCTAGCCCACAAGTATACCTTAGCTCATGGGGTGACACGCACAGGACGctcagcatgcatgcatgctttagCCCTTGTGATGGTACACACGGAACGCCCAGCATGCGGGTTAGCAAGGCTAGTGAGCGTCTGCTTGCGCGCACAGCCATGCGCCTCACACCCATGCGCATAGGCATGCGTTGCACTCTCATGCACGCAACACTGGGCCGCATGCATTGCAAGCAACAGCACGCCGCGCGCGCTTGCGAGTTTCAGTGCGCAGGCCCATGCTCACCTTGATGGGCCACATGGCCCGGGCGCGCGCCCATGTGCCACAAGACCATGCGCGGCACCTCCAGCCCACTTAGTGCGCGCGTGCGCACATGCACAGCGCTGCCGCACActagcgaggttagtggcatgcctcacAGCATGTCATCCAACGCACAGCTCCAGCTCGTGCCTTGCGGAGCAGGTcagtggcatgccatccagcacatggctccagcccatgccttgcagcctcAATGCCCGAGCCACCAGCTTGG carries:
- the LOC109014178 gene encoding ABC transporter C family member 10-like; the protein is MEYSWDIFCGESGCSDSVGRPCSFNFQLLSHSSSCINHIFIICLDVLLLVMLLLNMLHKSPLKTVHIRARFEGFSNLQIVSSIVNGCLGFGYSCLGIWILEEKLRKTKTALPLNWWLLIMVQGITWLLVSLTVSLWRYKFPRGPLRLLSILAFLFVGIVCSFSLSGAILNKEVSIKVALDILSFPGAILLLFCTFKGYKYETSDESINESPLYMPLNGEAIGISKSDVVGSVTLFAKAGLFSRISFWWLNPLMKRGREKTLEDEDIPNLCEADRAESCYLVFLEQLNKLKQKEPSSQPSVLRTIIVCHWKEILMSGFFALLKIITLSMGPLLLNAFILVAEGKESFKYEGYVLAIMLFFSKSIESISQRQWYFRSRLIGLKVRSLLTASIYKKQLRLSNAARLVHSGGEIMNYVTVDVYRIGEFPFWFHQTWTTSLQLCIALVILFRAVGLATIAALVVIILTVLCNSPLAKLQHQFQRKLMVAQDERLKASTEALVNMNVLKLYAWETHFKRVIENLRKEEYNWLSAVQMLKSYNGFLFSISPILVSAATFGACYFLKVPLYANNIFTFVASLLLIQDPIRSIPDVIGVVIQAKVAFSRILKFLEAPEMQSASVRTKTNVETVNHTILINSANFSWEENLPKPTLRNINLEIGPGEKVAICGEVGSGKSTLLAAILGEVPNIQGTIQVYGKIAYVSQTSWIQTGTIQENILFGSDMDNQKYKETLEMCSLVKDLELLPYGDLTEIGERGVNLSGGQKQRIQLARALYQNGDIYLLDDPFSAVDAQTASSLFNEYVMKALSRKTVLLVTHQVDFLTAFHSVLLMSNGEVLQAAPYHDLLASSPEFQVLVNAHKETAGSDRLADLPATQERGTSPRDIRKTHIENEFKGSKGDQLIKQEEREIGDEGLKPYVKYLNQNKGFLYFSVASLCHLLFVISQISQNSWMAANVENPNVSTLRLIMVYLLIGFSATLVLLCRSISIVVLGLQSSKSLFSQLLNSLFRAPMSFYDSTPLGRILSRVSSDLSIVDLDVPSSFLYAVGATINAYANLGVLAVVTWQVLFVTIPMVYLAICLQRYYFSSAKELMRINGTTKSLVANHLAESVAGAMTIRAFEEEDRFFAKTFNLIDTNASPFFHNFAANEWLIQRLETISAIFLASAALCMVLLPPGTFSSGFIGMTISYGLSLNMFFVFSIQNQCTLANYIISVERVNQYMHIPNEAPEVIEGSRPPTNWPSLGKVEILDLQIRYRPDTPLVLHGISCTFEGGQKIGIVGRTGSGKTTLIGALFRLVEPEGGKIIVDGIDISTIGLHDLRSRFGIIPQDPTLFNGTMRYNLDPLSQHSEKEIWEVLEKCQLQEAVKEKKKGLDSVVVEDGSNWSQGQRQLFCLGRALLRRSRILVLDEATASIDNATDMILQKTIRTEFSNCTVITVAHRIPTVMDCGMVLSISDGKLVEFDEPTKLMKREGSLFGQLVSEYWSHNQSTEPN